In Bacillus sp. 2205SS5-2, the sequence TTAAGTTAGAAGGACTATGCTAATACACGTTTATAAAGAGTGATACAGAATTTCCCACTGCCTCCTGCTGGAACATCAATGGTAAAATCAGTTGGGTTTAGAACAGTTTGCGCCATAGAAAACCCTGGAGGTACGGGCCCAATGGCAACAGCCCCTGGATTTACAGTTCCTGTTGCATCTCCAGGACTGGTTGCAGAGTTAAAAATTTCAAACGTCCCTTCGAAATAATC encodes:
- a CDS encoding S-Ena type endospore appendage, whose translation is MCGSKGFNDACCPPGQIFQEQLCGNFYGGEAGQTQIVWQAPLGDYFEGTFEIFNSATSPGDATGTVNPGAVAIGPVPPGFSMAQTVLNPTDFTIDVPAGGSGKFCITLYKRVLA